In Prunus dulcis chromosome 2, ALMONDv2, whole genome shotgun sequence, a single genomic region encodes these proteins:
- the LOC117617120 gene encoding dynamin-related protein 4C-like has protein sequence MGGKRTQTDSGSRSSSSSILQDDQEGFSPTSSNALVLVQNPPIVSSYNERIRPMLDAIDKLRNLMVMEEGIQLPTIVVVGDQSSGKSSVLESLAGISLPRGWGICTRVPLIMRLQHHSDPEPELSLEYNGKVEHTDEDNISEDIVNATNLIAGDCKGISDTPLTLLVKKNGVPDLTMVDLPGITRVPVRGQPLNIADQIKDMIMKYIKPDESIILNVLAASTDFSTCESISMSRSVDKTGERTLAVVTKVDMAPEGLLEKVTADDVHIGLGYVCVRNRIRDETYEEARTIEDRLFETDPFLSKIDKSVVGIQVLADKLVQIQAASIARNLPDIVKKINDKLNSYLSELNKMPKKLSSVAEAMTAVMQIIGTSKESLKKILVRGEFDEFSDDKHMHCTARLVEMLNKCSDQLHECNESDPKSNFLKEEIAILEEAKGITLPNFVPHNAFLIVLQGKVKGISSIPIGFVEQVWSYIEDVVLSVLIRNTENYYHVQLSARRAGHNLIEKMKERSINWMAEIVEMEKLTDYTCNPEYISEWHRLMTEQETFIKKVLHDYLILGPKTKININVEGIGMVEVGGLRKYPHVLLSQAFDFKMRMTAYWNVVLRRLIDIMALHLQLSVSNLVNKDMEIEIMNELLGPNHGGGIERMLEEPPSIAVKREKLIKSIKKLKESKEVVCKIMDDRFTHADYLV, from the coding sequence ATGGGAGGAAAGAGAACTCAAACTGATTCAGGAAGCAGATCGTCAAGCTCATCCATTTTACAAGATGATCAAGAAGGCTTTTCACCAACCTCATCAAACGCACTGGTACTTGTCCAAAACCCACCAATTGTCTCCTCCTACAATGAGAGAATCCGCCCCATGCTTGATGCCATTGACAAGCTCCGCAACCTCATGGTTATGGAGGAAGGCATACAGCTGCCCACCATTGTTGTTGTGGGAGACCAGTCATCTGGCAAATCCAGTGTTCTTGAGTCCCTCGCCGGCATCAGCCTTCCGCGTGGATGGGGAATCTGCACAAGGGTTCCTCTCATAATGAGGCTTCAGCACCACTCTGATCCTGAACCAGAGCTTTCACTGGAGTACAATGGCAAAGTTGAGCACACTGATGAGGACAATATTTCTGAGGACATTGTGAATGCCACCAATCTGATTGCTGGGGACTGTAAGGGAATTTCAGACACCCCATTGACCTTGTTGGTGAAGAAGAATGGTGTGCCTGATTTGACCATGGTTGACCTCCCTGGAATCACTAGGGTTCCAGTTCGTGGACAGCCTCTGAATATCGCTGATCAGATCAAAGATATGATCATGAAGTATATAAAACCAGATGAGAGCatcattttgaatgttttagcTGCTTCTACTGATTTTAGCACATGTGAGTCAATTAGCATGTCGCGGAGTGTGGACAAAACTGGTGAGAGGACTCTGGCTGTGGTTACAAAGGTTGATATGGCACCAGAGGGACTGCTGGAGAAGGTTACAGCTGATGATGTGCATATTGGTCTTGGCTATGTCTGCGTAAGGAACCGGATTCGAGATGAAACGTATGAGGAGGCGAGGACTATTGAGGATCGATTATTTGAAACTGATCCTTTTCTTTCAAAGATTGACAAGTCTGTGGTTGGAATTCAGGTTTTGGCTGACAAGTTGGTCCAAATTCAAGCTGCTAGCATAGCTAGAAACTTGCCTGATATTGTAAAGAAGATCAATGACAAGCTGAATTCTTACCTTTCAGAGCTCAACAAAATGCCGAAAAAGCTGTCATCTGTTGCTGAGGCCATGACTGCTGTTATGCAGATCATTGGAACATCCAAAGAATCACTTAAGAAAATTCTTGTGAGGGGAGAATTTGATGAGTTCTCGGATGACAAACACATGCATTGCACGGCTAGGCTTGTTGAGATGCTCAATAAGTGCTCAGATCAGCTTCACGAGTGCAATGAGAGTGACCCCAAAAGTAATTTCTTAAAGGAGGAGATTGCAATTTTGGAGGAGGCAAAAGGTATAACCCTTCCCAATTTTGTTCCGCACAATGCTTTTCTTATAGTCTTGCAGGGTAAAGTTAAGGGGATTTCGAGCATACCTATTGGGTTTGTTGAGCAGGTTTGGAGTTATATTGAGGATGTGGTTTTGTCTGTGTTAATAAGAAATACAGAAAACTACTACCATGTTCAATTGTCTGCCAGAAGAGCAGGCCATAATCTTATTGAAAAGATGAAAGAAAGGTCGATTAATTGGATGGCGGAGATAGTGGAAATGGAGAAACTAACTGATTATACATGTAATCCGGAATATATATCCGAATGGCATAGGCTCATGACTGAACAAGAAACATTCATAAAAAAGGTCTTGCATGATTATCTGATACTTGGACCCAAAACtaagataaacataaatgTAGAGGGAATTGGGATGGTTGAAGTTGGAGGTCTAAGGAAGTACCCACATGTCCTATTGTCTCAAGCTTTCGACTTCAAAATGCGGATGACTGCGTATTGGAATGTTGTGCTGAGAAGGTTGATTGATATCATGGCTTTGCATTTGCAGCTGAGTGTTTCAAACCTTGTGAACAAGGACATGGAGATTGAGATTATGAATGAACTACTGGGACCTAACCATGGTGGTGGTATTGAGAGGATGCTGGAGGAACCTCCATCAATCGCAGTGAAGCGCGAGAAGCTCATCAAGAGCATCAAAAAGCTCAAGGAGTCTAAAGAGGTTGTCTGTAAGATCATGGACGACAGGTTTACTCACGCGGATTACCTTGTGTGA